The following is a genomic window from Rhizobium sp. NRK18.
CAGGGTCTCCCTGAACCGCGCCTATCGCGTCAGCGAGAACCGCCACTGGTACACGACCCGTCTCTTGAGCCTCGGCTATATCCTGCTTGCCGTCGTCGTGTTGGCGATCGCCAGTACGCTGCTGGTCGCCGTTCCGATCGCCCTGCAATTCGCCGAGACGCAATTTCCCTGGCTCTCCGGCCCGCTGACGGCCGTCTCCAACTGGCGCATCTATACGACGCTCGTCGTGCTGCTGCTCGGGCTGATCTGCGTGCACCTCTGGCTTCCGGCCGGACGGCGCAAGATCGTTGACGTCATTCCCGGCATTCTTCTGACGATGCTGTTCTGGGCCGGCGGCGGGTTGCTGTTCGCGCTCTATCTCTCGACCTTCGCCAACTACACCGCGACCTATGCCGGTCTCGCCTCGGTGATGGTCGTCCTGATCTTCCTTAACATCGTCAGCGTCATCTTCATCATCGGCGCCGAATTCAACGCCGCCATGATGAAGTTTGAAGTCCTGAGCAAATATGGCGGGCGCGGCTACAAGGAGCGCGCCGCCCTAAAGGCCGAGCAGGCGTCGGATTCCAGCGGGTGACTGGCCTGCTGCGCGCAGCGCCGACAGCGCCGTATCGCCCTGGCTTTTGGAGAGCTTGCGTCCGTCGCCATCCGTGACCAGGCGATGGTGATGATAGACCGGCTGCGGCAGCGCCAGCAGCTCCTGCAGCAGCCGGTGGATCGAGGTCGCGTGAAACAGATCGAGGCCCCGCACGACATGGGTGACGCCCTGAAGCGCATCGTCGAGGACGACCGAAAGGTGATAGCTCGACGGCGCGTCCGAGCGCGAGAGCACGATGTCGCCCCAGGCAGCGGGATCCGCCGTCATCTGGCCGCGTTCGCCGTCGCCGGTCTCGATCCAGCCTAATGGTGCGTCGATCGCGGCGAGGGCCTTGTTCGTGTCGAGCCGCCATGTGTGCTTGATGCCGGCTGCGAGAAGTCGCTCCCTCTCATCCGGCGGGCGCTTCCTGTCGAAATCCGGATAAAGCGGTGCGCCGTCCGGGTCGCGGGGCCACGTCTCGCCTCTGCTTTCGGCCTTGGCGACCTCCGCCTTCACCTCGCCGCGCGTCATGAAGGCCGGATAGGCGAGGCCGCGGTCGATCAGGGACTGGAGCGCCTGCCGGTATTCGTCGAAATGCTCGGATTGCCGTCGCGGCGGTTTTTCGTAGGGAAAGCCCAGCCAGTCGAGATCCTCGAGCATGGCGGCTTCCAGCGCCGGCGTGCAGCGGGAAAGGTCGATGTCCTCGATCCTAAGCAGCAGCCGGCCACCGGCCGCTTGCGCCATGTCGCGATTGATCAGGGCGGACAGCGCGTGTCCGAGATGGAGCGCGCCATTCGGACTTGGGGCGAAGCGGAAAACGGGTTGCCGGTCATCGGTCTGCATGATTTCTTCTGCCACGACTGTTTCGGACGCTCCAAGGAAAAAGCACCGCGCATGCACATCATTCGTTCAGAGGCGGATATCCGCCGTGGCCTCGACGCACTGGCTGCCGCCGATGCGCGCCTCGCGCCGGTGATCGCCGCCTGCGACGGTACGGTGCCGCTGAGGCTGCAGCCGGCGGGCTATGCCGGGATTGCCCATATCGTCGTTTCGCAGATGGTGTCGCGGGCGAGCGCCCACGCCATCTGGGGGCGCATGGTCTCGGCACTGGGAGAGGTATCCGCCGACACCTATCTCGCAGCCGATCCGACCGTCATTGCCGGCTTCGGACTGTCGCGGGCCAAGGAAACGACCCTGAGGCGGATTGCCGCGGCAGTGGCCGATGCGGCGCTCGATCTCGACGCCGTGCCGAAATTGCCGGCGGGCGAAGCCATGGCGCAGCTGACCTCGGTCAAGGGGATCGGTCCCTGGACGGCGGAGATCTATCTGATGTTCTGCGGCGGCCATCCGGACATCTTTCCGGTCGGCGATGTGGCGTTGCGGGCAGCCGCCGGCGACCTGTTCTTCAAGGGCGAGCGGCCGGACGAGAAGGTAACAAGGGCGGTGGCGACCGCCTGGGCGCCATGGCGGTCCGTTGCCGCGCGGCTCCTGTGGGCGGACTATGCGCGGCGCCGCCAGAGGGAAGCGCTTCCCGTTACGTGACCCGGATCGGCAACACTGTCGGCACGGTTCTGCGGAAAGCATTGGCCGTTTGTTATTTAGGCTTCACATAGCTGTAATAACACGCCTAATATCGTTCTTGCGAATGCCGAATCGATCAGGAGTGCTCACTTGACGATTGCAGTGTCACCACAGGCTTTGCCGGCTCTAGTCTTGAATGCCGACTACAGGCCACTGAGTTATTATCCCTTGTCGCTATGGTCCTGGCAGGACGCGATCAAGGCCGTTTTCCTAGACCGAGTGAACATCGTCGCCGAGTACGAACACTCCGTTTCCTCGCCAAGCTTCTCGATGAGATTGCCGAGCGTGGTCTGCCTCAAGACCTACGTCCAGCCGTCGCGCAACCCGGCCTTTACCCGCTTCAACGTCTTTCTTCGCGACCGCTTCCAGTGCCAGTATTGCGGTTCGCACGAGGACCTGACCTTCGATCATGTCATTCCCCGCTCTCATGGCGGCGAAACGACGTGGGAAAACGTCGTGGCGGCCTGCTCTCCCTGCAATCTCAGGAAGGGCAACAAGATGCCGAAGCAGGCGGGCATGATCCCGATCCAGAAGCCTTACCGGCCCTCGGTCGCAGACCTACACAACAACGGCCGGCTGTTTCCGCCAAACTATCTGCACGAAAGCTGGATGGACTATCTCTACTGGGATTCCGAGCTGCAGCCTTAAGCGATTGCTCAGGCTGTCTTGCGGAAGCCGATGAAGGCGATGGCGGCGAGCACCAGGCTGGTGACGACGTTCATGTTCGCCATCGACAGGCCCATGATGCGGAGCGCTGCGACCGTGCAGGACGGACCATGCTCCGAGCCGATCTGGGCGAGGAGGTCGGACGCGCTGCCGGTCACGCTGGCGCCACCCGCCGAGCAACTTGCCGGTCCTTCCCAGAAGCCCCATTCAACGCCGGAGTGATAGACGCCGAGACCGGCGCCGACGAGCATCATGATCGCGAGGAGGAGCAGGAGGCCGCGGGTCAGCGAGACCGGCAGCCGGAAGACAGCGGCAAGAATGGCCAGCACCCCGAGCGGAATGCCGTAATAATAGGGCTGGCGCTGGATCAGGCAGAGATGGCAGGGAATGTAGCCGCCGATATACTGGAAGGCGAGCGCCGAACCGATGACGGCCACCATGCCGGCGGTCAGCAGGGCTGCGGAGGATTTCAGGGTCAGCTTGTCGGCCATCATCGTTTCGATCGTCCGTTCAGAATACAAATTTTACCAGATAGAAGCCGCCGAACAACAGCACGACGAAAACCGTGAAGAGGATGCCGAGATATTTCTCGATGAACAGGCGGATCGGCTCCCCGAAGCGGCTGAGCAGCCAGGCGACGAGGAAGAAGCGGGCGGCGCGGCCGATGATGCTGACGATCGTGAAAACCAAGAAATTGAGGCCGGTGGCGCCGGAAAAGATCGTCAGAACCTTGTAGGGGAACGGCGTGACCGCAGCAAACAGCACGCCCCAGCCGCCCCAGGTGTTGTACCAATCGGCGATCTGATCGAAGGAGTTCTCCTTGCCGTAGAAGGCAAGGATCGGCTTGCCGATGCTTTCGAACAGAAACATGCCGATCGCATAGCCGAGGAAGGCGCCCAGAACGGAGCCCAGGGTGCAGATGATGGCAAGCCTCACCCAGCGCTGCGGCCTCGCAAGCGTCAGCGGGATCAGCAGGACATCCGGCGGGATCGGGAAGACGGAACTTTCGACGAAGGAAACGCCGAACAGCGCCTTTTCCGCATGCTTCGTCGCGGACAGCGACATGGTCCAATCATAGAGGCGTCTGAGCATCGGCGTCCTTCTTGCAAGATCGAAGACCTTTTAGGGGGAGCCGGGAAGCCTGTAAATCGGCCTTTTTCGCTCGCTCCTGCTTTTCTCAAAAACTTTTCGTGAGCGCGGGAATTTGCAAAAATCACGGTTGACCCGGCCCTCGGCGTTCGTATAGTCCCGCTGACTTCCGCTTCGACCACGAAGCCGGATGCCCCATTGGCGGAATTGGTAGACGCGCTCGACTCAAAATCGAGTTCCGAAAGGAGTGCTGGTTCGACCCCGGCATGGGGCACCACCCTTCTTGCGTTCACGCTTTTTTCTTGTTCATCGTTGCCGCGAAGTGCTATTGCGGTGCAGCATTCTGGAACGCTGCCGATGAAATTGCCGCCCCGCAACAGCTATGACGACCTGATCCGTGACTTCGTCTGGGATATCCCGGCCGAGTTCAACATGGGGCGGGCGATCAGCGATGACTGGGCCGAGCGCGAGCCCGAGCGGATCTGCCTTCAGCATTTTTCGCCGGACGGCCATCATCTGTCGATGACCTATGGCGAGCTTTCCGGGCAGTCGAACCGCTTCGCAAACGCGCTGCGGGGCCTTGGCGTCGCACAGGGTCACCGGGTGGCGCTGCTTTTGCCGCAGAGCTTCGAGACGGTCGTCGCGCATGCGGCGATCTACAAGCTCGGCGCCATCGCGCTGCCGCTGGCGCTGCTCTTCGGCGCCGAGGCGCTTGAATATCGCCTCGCCTTTGCCGGCGCATCGGTTGTCGTCACCAACGACTTCGGCTTTTCGCGGCTGAAGGACATCCGCCAGCGGCTGCCCGATCTCCGGGAGATCATCCTGACCGGCGCGGCGGCCAGTGAAGGCGCGCATCTCTTCGGCGATCTCGTCGCGTCCCAGCCGGCACAATTTGAAGTGCCGAGGACGGGGCCGGACGATCCGGCGCTGATGATCTTTACCTCCGGCACGACCGGCGCGCCGAAGGGCGCGCTGCATGGGCACCGTGTGCTCGCCGGGCATATTCCCGGCATCCAGTTTGCCCATCATTTCCTGCCGCAGCCTGGCGACCGCATGTGGACGCCGTCCGACTGGGCCTGGGCCGGTGGCCTGCTGAACGCGCTGATGCCGTGCCTGATGCTCGGCGTTCCGGTCGTTTCGTCGCCGGCGCAGAAGTTCGATCCGGACACGGCCTATCGCATCATGGCGGAAATGAAAGTCCGCAACGCCTTCATTCCGCCGACGGCCTTGCGCCTCCTGAAGTCAGTCGAGGCGCCGCTCGAAAAATATGATCTGCAATTGCGGACGATCGGCTCGGCGGGCGAAAGCCTCGGGCGGGAAACCTATGAATGGGCGAAACGCGTGCTCGGCATCACCGTCAACGAATTCTACGGCCAGACGGAGTGCAATTTCGTGATCTCCTCGGCGGCGGAGCTGGGTGTGACGCGCGCCGGCCCGATCGGCCGGGCGGTGCCGGGTCATCGCGTGGCGGTGATCAACGACGAGGGGCATGAAGTCCCCGCCGGAGCCATCGGGCAGATCGCGGTCAAGCGGCCCGATCCGGTGATGTTCCTCGGCTACTGGAACGACGAGACTGCGACGCGTGAGAAATTCATCGGCGACTGGATGCTGACAGGCGACCAGGGACGCATGGACCGTGACGGCTATATCGAATTCTTCGGGCGCAACGACGATGTCATCACCTCCTCGGGCTACCGCATAGGGCCGAGCGAGATCGAGGACTGCCTCAGCGGGCATCCGGCCGTCAGGCTATCAGCCGTCGTCGGCAAGCCGGATGCGGTCAGGACGGAAATCGTCAAGGCCTATGTGGTGCTGCGGGATGGTTATGCGCCGGACGAGGCGCTTGAAACCGAGCTTCGCGACTGGGTCAAGCAGCGTCTGTCCATGCATGAATACCCGCGTGAGGTCGCCTTTGTCGACGAGCTGCCGATGACGACGACCGGCAAGATCATCCGCCGGCTGTTACGCGATCAGGCGGCGGTCGAGGGCCAAGCGGCGGAATAACCGTCGGCCTCCTGGAAATTGCACCGGGCTATTCCGGATTGCGACCGCGGCGCGCCATCGACAGCAGCTTGTTCCTAATCATCTTGGCGACGTTGCGGGTGCTCGCATACATGTGCAGCTGGTTGGCCACCTGGCGCAGGTCGCGGTCGGCATTCGGTCTGAGGCCGATCAACAGCGTCCCCATCTCCTCACGCTCCAGCCACATCCGGCTCATGATCGGATGGTCTGGCACCGCACAGGAATCCGTGCGTTCGATGTTGGCGTCGTCGAGATGCCATTCGGTCAGCCGCGCGACGAGAAGCTTGCCCGGAGAAAAGCGCGCCAGGCTTTCATCGTAGGCCGTCTTCCAGGTGTAGGCCTCGCCGGCCATGATGAAGACGATCATCGAGGCGATGGCCTTGCCGTCGAGGTCGAGCGTGTGAATACGCACGGCGTCGATCTCGGCGAGATTGGTGATCGCCTCGCGGAAGAACGCCGCGCCGTAGCGGTCGTTGGCCATTGCGGTGCGCTTACGACCCTTCCAGCCGCCGGCTTCGAGCGCCAGGAATTCCTCCATGCGCAGCCGAATGTCCTGTCGTTGACGGGAGACGGTGTAGGTGAGGTCTCCCATCTCTTCCAGCTTGCGCCATTGGCGCCGCATCTCGCGCAGGTGCGAGGCGCTGACGGAGCCCTGCAGATAGGTCTGGCCGTCCTCGTAGCTCTGCAGCATCGGGCGCAAGGATTTTTCCGTCGCCTGTACCGGCAGGTTCCGGCCGATCGCGATCGTCTTCAACAGGCTGGCGATCGGGCTGTTCAGCCGCATCTCCGGGAGCACGAGCACGCTTGGCAGACCGGCGAGCGGGGAGGAGAACGCCTCCAGCACATTGTCGAGGTTCTCGGCCGCATCCTCGGCGTCGACCAGCGGCGTGCCGAGCGGGCCAAAATGATTTGCCCAGGCGCGCATGATGGACGGGCCGATAGAAAAGCCGGGCTTCTCGATCGAGTAGGGCATCAGGAAGCGCAGTCGGCTGCGGCGCTCGTCATTGTCGCGCATGACGGCAAGGCGGATGACCTTGTCCTCCAGCCGCGGCATGGCCGGAACCAGGAAGCGCGCGGAGAAGAAGACGTTCGGCTCTGCCGAGCGGTTCGACAAGAAGTCCAGTTCGCTTTGAAGCTCATAGCCGACCGAGGCGGGGTAAAGGCACAGTTCGCGACCGGGACGGCCGACGGCAAGGCTGATGTCGGCTGCAGGTAGGGGTTCCACGTCCGCCTTTCTAGCCGAGGCCGGATAGACGAGATCGACGGGAGGCTGGTTCGTTGGGTTTTGGGTCGTAGGCATTATCGAGCCTCCGGTTTGGACTGGTCGGCCATCGGATCGGCGAAGACGAACAGGCTGATGCCGAGCGCGAGGCGCACGGCCAGATGCAGAAGTATGGTTTCAACAAGGATGGCGCCGGTGGTCGCGATGGCAGCGCCGGTCAATCCCCAAAGCGGGATGAGGGTCATGTTAAGGGCAACGTTGACGATCAGGGCGCCAAAATACACGGCGACACAGGCTTTCTGTCGACCGGACATGGTCAACAGCGATTCCGCCGGGCCGATCATCGACTTGAACAGCGGACCCAGGAACAGGATCGCCATCAGCGCGTAACCCGCCGTGAAGGCTTCGCCAAAAAGCGACAGGATCAGTTTGCCGGCAAGCAGGACGAAAATGCCGATCGCTAGCGACGGCCAGAAGGTCCATCGAGCCGTCTGGTTGGCGAAGCTGGCGAGGCCCGCCAGGTCGTTGCGGGCAAACAGCGTGGAAAAGCGGGGACCGGCGGCCGCCTTGACCGAGAAAAAGACGAACTGGACCAGCGCCATGGTTTTTGCCGCCGCGAAGTAAATCGCGACATCGTTTGGCGGCAGGTAGATGCCGACGATGACCACATCCGAATTGGTCAGCAGGAAGGAGAAGCCTTCAATGAAGAAGATCGGCAGGGCAACCTTGAACCATGTGCCGAAATGAATGCTGTGGTCGCCTTTGAGGAAGCGCTTGCCGAGACGAATGGTGACGACGACGAATTGGCCGACCGTCGTGACGTAGGTGGCGGCAAGAGCTGCAACCATTGCCGTCACGGCCGTCCTCGGTTCACCGAACTTCACGGCAATGGCCATGAAGACGATGATCAGCGTCGGGCGGATGACGAAGGTCGGGCTCAGCGCGTTGATCGGCCAGCGATTGGCGCGGGCCGTGCCATCGAGCACGTCGCCGAGTGCGATCATCGGTAGCGCGAACAGACCGAGGAAGACGGGAGCGACATAATAGGGCGGCAGGGACGTACCAAAGACATGCAGGAATGCCAGCCCGCCGGCCAGAAGAAGGCTTGCGGCGACGAGGGCAAAGAGGCGGGCCGTAAAGGCCATGCCCCGCACTTTCGCATGGTCGCCGGCTGCCTCGTATTCGGGCAGAAAGCGGATCACGGTCGTGTTGAAGCCCAAGCAGGCAAAGTCGCCGAAAGTAATCACCAGGACCCAGACGTAGACGAAGATGCCGTATTCGAATTCACCCATCATGCGGGCGAGAATGACCTGGGATATGAAGGCGATTCCGGCGCTGACGACGCGTATGACGAAGGCGATCAGTGCCATGCGTTGGGCGTGCGCAAGCTCATCCCTGCCAGTCAACATGGCGGCAAGCTTCGCCATATGCGGTGCAACACGTGCACGCAGATGCGGAGGCAGCACCTTTTCGGCTGTTTCGATAACCGCCATGATCAAAACGCAATACCTGTGATCAAATGCAGAGGAACTCATATCGTTGTATCGTCAACAGGGTTAAGAAAGGATGAGGACGTCGTGTGCGGCGGTGCCGTTGTCGATGCTTGCCTGTTGGTTTTTGACGGTCCGAATCCTATCTTGATCTCATGAAACCAGAGGCGCTGCTGCATCCACAACCGGCCGGTCTTTATTGTCCCGTTGGCGACTTCTACATCGACCCGGTGCGTTCCGTTGCGCGGGCGTTGATCACCCATGGTCATTCCGATCATGCCCGCGCCGGCCATCAGTCCGTGATGGCGACTCGCCAGACGCTCGACATCATGCGGATCCGCTATGGCGACGGCTTTGCCGGGAGCGAGCAGGCGGCTGCGCTTGGCGAAAGAGTGGCGATCGGCGACGTGACGGTGTCGTTCCATCCCGCCGGCCATGTGCTGGGATCCGCGCAGGTCGCGGTGGAGCACGGCGGGACACGGATCGTCGTCTCTGGCGACTACAAGCGCTCCCACGATCCGACCTGCAGGCCGTTCGAGCCGGTCGCGTGCGACGTCTTCGTGACCGAGGCGACTTTTGCGCTCCCGGTCTTTCATCATCCCGATCCGGTGGACGAAGTCGCCAAGCTTCTGAAATCGTTGAAAACGTTTCCCGAGAGTACCCATCTCGTCGGAGCCTATGCCCTCGGCAAGGCGCAACGGGTGATCGCGCTGTTGCGCGAGGCGGGCTATGAGCCGCCGATCTACATTCACGGCGCGCTGCAGAAACTTTGCGACTACTACGCCGGCGAGGGGATCGTTCTCGGCGACCTGCGACCGGCGACGGTGGAGGGGGCGGACAAGCAGGCTTTCCGCGGTGCGATCGTCGTCGGACCGCCCGCGTCGTTTTCCGATCGCTGGGCGCGACGCTTTTCCGATCCGATCGGCGCCTTCGCGTCCGGATGGATGATGGTGCGCCAGCGGGCCAAGCAGCGTGGTGTCGAACTGCCCCTGGTGATTTCCGATCACTGCGACTGGCCGGAGCTGACGGCCACGATCGCCGAGCTGAAGCCCGAGGAAGTGTGGGTCACGCACGGGCGGGAGGAGGCGCTGGTGCGCTGGTGCGCGTTGCAGGGTATTCGTGCGCGGCCGTTGCATCTCGTCGGCTACGAGGACGAGGGCGACTGATGAAGGCTTTTTCCGCGCTTCTCGACCGGCTTTTGTTGACGCCGCAGCGCAACGCCAAACTCGCGCTCCTGGTCGACTATTTCCGCTCGACGCCTGATCCTGACCGCGGTTACGCGCTTGCCGCGTTGACCGGGACGCTCGACATCCACGCGGTCAAGCCAGCCCTTCTCAAGGAACTGATCCTCGAACGGATGGACGAGGAGCTTTTCCGCTATTCCTACGACTATGTTGGGGATCTGGCCGAGACGATTTCGCTTGCCTGGGATACCGGCGATCAAGGGGCAGAGGGCAGCGGGAAGGTTCCGTCACTCTCTTCGGTCGTCGAGGAGATGAACAGCCTTGGACGCACCGAGGTGCGCGCGCATGTCAGGGGGCTCCTCGATAGGCTCGACCCCTCGGGACGCTACGCCTTCATCAAGCTGACGACCGGCGGCTTGCGGATCGGCGTTTCGGCCAGGCTCGCCAAGCAGGCTCTGGCGACATTCGGCGGAACGGAGGTCACCGAGATCGAAACCTTGTGGCACGGGCTGGAGGCACCCTATGCCGATCTCTTCGCATGGCTCGAGGGACGAGCGCCGAAGCCGGAACTTGCCTCGCCGGCAATCTTCCATTCGGTCATGCTCGCCAACCCGGTGGGCGAGGGCGATCTCGAAAAACTCGATCCGGAAGACTATGCCGCCGAATGGAAGTGGGACGGCATCCGCGTGCAGCTTTCCAGCGCCGGCAGCCGCCGTCGGCTCTATTCGCGCAGCGGCGACGACATCTCCAACGCCTTTCCCGATGTTCTCGACGCCGTGGACTTTGAAGGTGTCATCGATGGCGAGCTTTTGATCGGCGGCACTGCCAGAACCAACCGGCCGACGCGCAGCTTTTCCGACCTGCAGCAGCGGCTGAACCGCAAGACGGTGAGCGCCCGAATGATGGAGGACTATCCTGCCTTTATCCGGGCCTATGATCTGTTGTTTTCCGGGGACGCCGATATCCGCGAGACGGCTTTTGCTGACCGGCGATCCCGTCTCTCCGATCTGATAGGGCGGGCTCAGCCGGAGCGCTTCGACCTCTCCCCGCTGGTCGAGTTTTCGACATGGGAACAACTGGATCGGCTGCGCTCTGAGCCGCCGGATCCGGTGATCGAGGGCGTGATGCTGAAGCGGTTCGACAGCGCCTACGCCGCCGGACGCGCGAAAGGGCCGTGGTTCAAATGGAAGCGCGATCCCTATAATGTCGATGCCGTCCTGATGTATGCCCAGCGCGGGCACGGCAAACGCTCGAGCTACTATTCCGACTTCACCTTCGGCGTCTGGACGGACGAGCCGGGCGTCGGCGAGTTGGTGCCGGTTGGCAAGGCCTATTTCGGGTTTACCGATGCCGAACTCGAAGTTCTCGACCGTTTCGTGCGCAACAACACTGTCGACCGCTTCGGTCCGGTGCGCGCGGTGCGGGCGGAGCCGGATTTCGGCTTCGTCGTG
Proteins encoded in this region:
- a CDS encoding cisplatin damage response ATP-dependent DNA ligase, which produces MKAFSALLDRLLLTPQRNAKLALLVDYFRSTPDPDRGYALAALTGTLDIHAVKPALLKELILERMDEELFRYSYDYVGDLAETISLAWDTGDQGAEGSGKVPSLSSVVEEMNSLGRTEVRAHVRGLLDRLDPSGRYAFIKLTTGGLRIGVSARLAKQALATFGGTEVTEIETLWHGLEAPYADLFAWLEGRAPKPELASPAIFHSVMLANPVGEGDLEKLDPEDYAAEWKWDGIRVQLSSAGSRRRLYSRSGDDISNAFPDVLDAVDFEGVIDGELLIGGTARTNRPTRSFSDLQQRLNRKTVSARMMEDYPAFIRAYDLLFSGDADIRETAFADRRSRLSDLIGRAQPERFDLSPLVEFSTWEQLDRLRSEPPDPVIEGVMLKRFDSAYAAGRAKGPWFKWKRDPYNVDAVLMYAQRGHGKRSSYYSDFTFGVWTDEPGVGELVPVGKAYFGFTDAELEVLDRFVRNNTVDRFGPVRAVRAEPDFGFVVEVAFEGIARSKRHKSGVAMRFPRISRLRTDKLPAEADRLETLMAMIEG
- a CDS encoding oligosaccharide flippase family protein, which encodes MAVIETAEKVLPPHLRARVAPHMAKLAAMLTGRDELAHAQRMALIAFVIRVVSAGIAFISQVILARMMGEFEYGIFVYVWVLVITFGDFACLGFNTTVIRFLPEYEAAGDHAKVRGMAFTARLFALVAASLLLAGGLAFLHVFGTSLPPYYVAPVFLGLFALPMIALGDVLDGTARANRWPINALSPTFVIRPTLIIVFMAIAVKFGEPRTAVTAMVAALAATYVTTVGQFVVVTIRLGKRFLKGDHSIHFGTWFKVALPIFFIEGFSFLLTNSDVVIVGIYLPPNDVAIYFAAAKTMALVQFVFFSVKAAAGPRFSTLFARNDLAGLASFANQTARWTFWPSLAIGIFVLLAGKLILSLFGEAFTAGYALMAILFLGPLFKSMIGPAESLLTMSGRQKACVAVYFGALIVNVALNMTLIPLWGLTGAAIATTGAILVETILLHLAVRLALGISLFVFADPMADQSKPEAR
- a CDS encoding HNH endonuclease, yielding MTIAVSPQALPALVLNADYRPLSYYPLSLWSWQDAIKAVFLDRVNIVAEYEHSVSSPSFSMRLPSVVCLKTYVQPSRNPAFTRFNVFLRDRFQCQYCGSHEDLTFDHVIPRSHGGETTWENVVAACSPCNLRKGNKMPKQAGMIPIQKPYRPSVADLHNNGRLFPPNYLHESWMDYLYWDSELQP
- a CDS encoding DNA-3-methyladenine glycosylase family protein, giving the protein MHIIRSEADIRRGLDALAAADARLAPVIAACDGTVPLRLQPAGYAGIAHIVVSQMVSRASAHAIWGRMVSALGEVSADTYLAADPTVIAGFGLSRAKETTLRRIAAAVADAALDLDAVPKLPAGEAMAQLTSVKGIGPWTAEIYLMFCGGHPDIFPVGDVALRAAAGDLFFKGERPDEKVTRAVATAWAPWRSVAARLLWADYARRRQREALPVT
- a CDS encoding YihY/virulence factor BrkB family protein, with protein sequence MISKIKVLYRVTVDAVFHFIDDDGFAMASHVALSTLLAVFPFLIFGTTLASFLGANRFSETAVHLIFDTWPAAIAEPISKQVTEVLTEQRGGLLTISVLAAAYFSSNGVEALRVSLNRAYRVSENRHWYTTRLLSLGYILLAVVVLAIASTLLVAVPIALQFAETQFPWLSGPLTAVSNWRIYTTLVVLLLGLICVHLWLPAGRRKIVDVIPGILLTMLFWAGGGLLFALYLSTFANYTATYAGLASVMVVLIFLNIVSVIFIIGAEFNAAMMKFEVLSKYGGRGYKERAALKAEQASDSSG
- a CDS encoding AMP-binding protein, which encodes MKLPPRNSYDDLIRDFVWDIPAEFNMGRAISDDWAEREPERICLQHFSPDGHHLSMTYGELSGQSNRFANALRGLGVAQGHRVALLLPQSFETVVAHAAIYKLGAIALPLALLFGAEALEYRLAFAGASVVVTNDFGFSRLKDIRQRLPDLREIILTGAAASEGAHLFGDLVASQPAQFEVPRTGPDDPALMIFTSGTTGAPKGALHGHRVLAGHIPGIQFAHHFLPQPGDRMWTPSDWAWAGGLLNALMPCLMLGVPVVSSPAQKFDPDTAYRIMAEMKVRNAFIPPTALRLLKSVEAPLEKYDLQLRTIGSAGESLGRETYEWAKRVLGITVNEFYGQTECNFVISSAAELGVTRAGPIGRAVPGHRVAVINDEGHEVPAGAIGQIAVKRPDPVMFLGYWNDETATREKFIGDWMLTGDQGRMDRDGYIEFFGRNDDVITSSGYRIGPSEIEDCLSGHPAVRLSAVVGKPDAVRTEIVKAYVVLRDGYAPDEALETELRDWVKQRLSMHEYPREVAFVDELPMTTTGKIIRRLLRDQAAVEGQAAE
- a CDS encoding GNAT family N-acetyltransferase is translated as MPTTQNPTNQPPVDLVYPASARKADVEPLPAADISLAVGRPGRELCLYPASVGYELQSELDFLSNRSAEPNVFFSARFLVPAMPRLEDKVIRLAVMRDNDERRSRLRFLMPYSIEKPGFSIGPSIMRAWANHFGPLGTPLVDAEDAAENLDNVLEAFSSPLAGLPSVLVLPEMRLNSPIASLLKTIAIGRNLPVQATEKSLRPMLQSYEDGQTYLQGSVSASHLREMRRQWRKLEEMGDLTYTVSRQRQDIRLRMEEFLALEAGGWKGRKRTAMANDRYGAAFFREAITNLAEIDAVRIHTLDLDGKAIASMIVFIMAGEAYTWKTAYDESLARFSPGKLLVARLTEWHLDDANIERTDSCAVPDHPIMSRMWLEREEMGTLLIGLRPNADRDLRQVANQLHMYASTRNVAKMIRNKLLSMARRGRNPE
- a CDS encoding disulfide bond formation protein B, whose amino-acid sequence is MADKLTLKSSAALLTAGMVAVIGSALAFQYIGGYIPCHLCLIQRQPYYYGIPLGVLAILAAVFRLPVSLTRGLLLLLAIMMLVGAGLGVYHSGVEWGFWEGPASCSAGGASVTGSASDLLAQIGSEHGPSCTVAALRIMGLSMANMNVVTSLVLAAIAFIGFRKTA
- a CDS encoding YqaA family protein; amino-acid sequence: MLRRLYDWTMSLSATKHAEKALFGVSFVESSVFPIPPDVLLIPLTLARPQRWVRLAIICTLGSVLGAFLGYAIGMFLFESIGKPILAFYGKENSFDQIADWYNTWGGWGVLFAAVTPFPYKVLTIFSGATGLNFLVFTIVSIIGRAARFFLVAWLLSRFGEPIRLFIEKYLGILFTVFVVLLFGGFYLVKFVF
- the gluQRS gene encoding tRNA glutamyl-Q(34) synthetase GluQRS; amino-acid sequence: MQTDDRQPVFRFAPSPNGALHLGHALSALINRDMAQAAGGRLLLRIEDIDLSRCTPALEAAMLEDLDWLGFPYEKPPRRQSEHFDEYRQALQSLIDRGLAYPAFMTRGEVKAEVAKAESRGETWPRDPDGAPLYPDFDRKRPPDERERLLAAGIKHTWRLDTNKALAAIDAPLGWIETGDGERGQMTADPAAWGDIVLSRSDAPSSYHLSVVLDDALQGVTHVVRGLDLFHATSIHRLLQELLALPQPVYHHHRLVTDGDGRKLSKSQGDTALSALRAAGQSPAGIRRLLGL
- a CDS encoding ligase-associated DNA damage response exonuclease: MKPEALLHPQPAGLYCPVGDFYIDPVRSVARALITHGHSDHARAGHQSVMATRQTLDIMRIRYGDGFAGSEQAAALGERVAIGDVTVSFHPAGHVLGSAQVAVEHGGTRIVVSGDYKRSHDPTCRPFEPVACDVFVTEATFALPVFHHPDPVDEVAKLLKSLKTFPESTHLVGAYALGKAQRVIALLREAGYEPPIYIHGALQKLCDYYAGEGIVLGDLRPATVEGADKQAFRGAIVVGPPASFSDRWARRFSDPIGAFASGWMMVRQRAKQRGVELPLVISDHCDWPELTATIAELKPEEVWVTHGREEALVRWCALQGIRARPLHLVGYEDEGD